The Candidatus Neomarinimicrobiota bacterium genome includes a window with the following:
- a CDS encoding ribosomal protein S19 family protein: VHNGNKFIPVFVSENMVGHKLGEFAPTRIFRGHADKKKIR, from the coding sequence CTGTCCATAATGGCAACAAGTTCATCCCGGTGTTCGTATCGGAAAATATGGTTGGCCACAAGCTTGGGGAGTTTGCTCCCACGCGAATTTTTCGGGGCCATGCCGATAAGAAGAAGATTCGATAG